The Diorhabda carinulata isolate Delta chromosome 4, icDioCari1.1, whole genome shotgun sequence genomic interval CTTGAAAATATATCTACACTAATGGCACTGTCTAAAATCGGAGTAAACTGTATTGGAATATAAAAATGTCCTCTCACCTGATATGTAACAGCAAAAAGAGCAGAACTCACACTCACAAGTTTAAACtcaaaaatatgattcaatGACGTTGCACCTTGGCAATATCAACAAAAAGTATTAGAATTGAATCTTTTTTCGCGAGTCGATGCACCACCGTACTCGAGTCGACTAAACCTCAGACTGACACTTATGCTATTGATGCGAGTAGAGCGCAGCAAAACAAAATCACTTGTTCCGAGAATGCAGTGTTTCCTATGTTTCGCAATGTACGAGGTGATTTCAAGAAAGCCTAAAAAACAAGCGCTCGCGTACACTcgtaaatatgtaataaaatatctaCAGCTCATCCGGGGGAAGCGTAGTTTATAACTCGTCGttgtgattttaaaaaatgaatcagCGATACCATGCATTGGGCGCAACTTCGagctttcatttttttaaatatgatttttcggaacttttaaaatgattgcgcatataaaatttatgttgattcTGAACATTGGCTATGGATGTATTTTTTCGCTTGCATTcatatgtttaaaaatcaatcataTGGCTCGTCGCGAGGCCCCCCCGCAGCGGGGGCCTCCGGCGCACGCCCGGGTTGGCCCATGCCTAAGTCCGGTTCTGGTATTATTGATTTCAAGTTAGGATTGTCTCTGAAAACAGCATTCAGCAAGGCACTTGCAATGTCATTCTCGCTTCTACGTATAAGATTTTCGCTCCAGAGTGCGTAGTATACTTGTTTTGTGCTGCATAATATGGCAGTTAAGTTGTAAACATTTAGTTTGCTTTTGTAGTAAAAATTGCTTACTTCCGCATGCGGATAGCTCAAGACAGTTTGTAAGTCGAATACCAAAAAAGTATTGACACTTTCtctatctattttttttccaaacgACATGCATCTTTCTCTTCAAGGTGTCTGTCGAATACAGATTTCTGTTCATCCTCCAATAAATTGTCTTCCTTAACTCTAATTCTCATTTCTCCACATAGATCGCAACGGTCCTTTTTGGTGATAAAACAATGTaaattaaatatagaatatatttttataaaaaaactttcactggCAGTTTGTTGGAAGCAGCAAAGTTCAGTGTACAgcgaataaatttttttcatatttaacgATGACTCCAAGTATTTTCGCTGCGTATTAGCCATGCACTAGTGAGATTCTACTGTAGGGAAGGGATCTATGTGTATCTTGACAAAGTTCACATCCTCTTCTGGTATATTGTGTTTAATATGTTTTCCTTGGGTCGGTGTTTTAGGTATATTAGAAGAAATGTCTTTTTTTGAGTGAGTTGTGTATACTGGTGTTTGGGTAATGGTTAACGTGCCCAAGTAGAACATTTTACAAACTTGAATGTTCTGACTTCCAATCTGAAAATGGTAGGTGAACGTATGACTTTCTTTTACTATTATCAGAATTTTTATTGGTTCGGCGTCGTTGAGCACtgaattattttgaagttgACAAAAGAAACAATCTTTTTCCATGTTCGTTCAAAGTACagtaatgttaaaaaatatgttttctttcACCTTCTGTTATAAGTTGTTTGCAATTATACTTATATTTCGTTTGGCAGTCTTTTACTGTTTTTATTctggaacaattttttttcttacggAGATATATTCTTTACCTGAGTCATGTGCAGCTTTCCTGACGTTACTTTTCCAGGTAGTGGGGTTCCTTTGTCTTTTGCGTTTTAGCTTTTTCAGTAAGTAAGTCGGTTTGAAAAGGTTCAGCAGGTTCGGTCTCATTTATGTCTTCGTCAGCACAAACGTCAAAAGAATCGCCAGAGTCTTCCCTGACCGCATCTTAGGGTACATATTCTCTGTCTCTCCCCGTATCGTAACCTTCGCAATCTACGATATCAGCTAATTCAAGAATTTGTTCGTTATTTCTCGTCATATCGGCTCTTTTTCGAAGAATTTCAGatctaaaacaaattaataatacttAATAAAATCACAAACATGCAAGATTTTGTGTTCTCGGTTAGAGATGACAAGAGAAGTATATCTTCCTTAAAGCATTTTCATGTTTTGTTAAGTTATTGACTCCCTATTCGTTTAGTCTAAAAGTCCAATACGGTAAACTAATTTTTCCcgtcaaaaaaatcattttaaaatcaataataaatgttttgtcaACTCTGTCCGAGTCTGTaacgataaataataaaaaacttaccTTAAATTTGCTAGACTCTCATTTTCAGAAtctgaattttcaaaatcagcCAATTTATTGTCCATGGTGAACAAAAAAACtacatacaaaatttataaatgaccTTATAAGAACTTTTTGCAATCGAAAAAAACTgatatcacttttttattttcgcttataaaaattaatttattagcGGTATCGATTCCACAGAACGCTTAATATATTGTCTGTTGAATAAGccacaaaattatataaaatttaccaATAAGTCTTTCCTAGTTTCGCTAATTTCTGACCATAGGCATGAAATATAAATCACAAAAGTGTATGTGACACATACACttattttaaagtttgaatGTTCGAAAATCACAGCTGTATGTTGTATATACAACTATGAGACACTAAAAGTTGCAATTCATAGTCATACAACAACGTATTTATGGTTGCTCATGACGTAGAATGCAACATACAGCTCTGATATCTTGTAGAAAGAAAGGTTTAAGTACATACAACTCTGTGCTCTCCAAAACTCAATTTCGGAAAAAATGCGATATACAACAGTGTAACTTTGAGGTAACGAGTTGAAGAATATATTAGAACTATTGTTGTTATTGCTTATTGTTTTAATTAGTCAtatacatttttccaataattagcTTGAGATATAATGAAGGTACAAACATAAATGTTAGGCTACAACAGATGCAGCAGATTTGAAGAGATAAAATTCGATATGAACAAcagtgaaattattatttaccaaaacaaaaaaatttcatttcaattttcaaatatagcATGTTGTATTATATATGTATTGAACACTTTCATCTTATTGATAGAATACAAATAGCTGCCGAAAAAATTGGTAAACAAAATTCGCTACTAATGAAATATGGTATTGTTGAATCAATATAGTACAGAAACAAGAAGGAAATTGGTGAAGAAGTTCCAAAACCGTTTCCTTTCAAAACTTTCAATAGTACTTGATACATCAAATCAAATTCATACCTTTAAAACAATTATCGCCGCTCTACGcattaatttataattcaaaaggTAGTACATGACTCCACACTTGATTACAACTACGCGTTTTTTCTTATCCGTCTTATAACTTTAGCTCGGTAGtagattttacaaaaaatagaaatagcaGAAACCTAAGAATTAATCTTTCACCTTCGATAAGAAATTGTATTAGAATAGTATAGAAATACAAAGCGAAATCAGtagatagaaatatttatcTGCTAACCTActcaacattatttttgtcactattttaaaataatgggAGAATCATCGCTGTTTTACGCATTAACTTAAAATTTATAAGTTGATAGATGATTCtcttaaaattcaattaaacctGATAGTATAGGAGCTGGCAACGTTTTTGAGAGAGAATTTCAGGTCAGCTGGTTTTCTGATATGTTGTCCTTCTTACTCTTTCAGTTAGAGTCTGGGCGGTCTGTCTGCCGAAAGCGGTTGTGTTGATTACTGCGCATCCTACCTGTACAGGTAATAATCCTGGATTTTTAAACCATTTTTACAaacttaattttcatatttttgccTTTAAAAAAGTCTACCAGACATAAATTTCTTATtgccaaatatttttattattgttaatcatgtgacagacaattttttatttttttttataaaaaatttaaagtattttttaatgtctGTAATTTTTATACTATGTTCCTTTGAGATAAAAAAGTCTAAAGTTAATTTGCCAAACATTAATTCGGTTGTTaatcttaaataaaaattaaaaactcatgGAAGGAATTACTGTATGATGCTAGAAGTCAGAGAGAGAGACAGTTACAAAACATTATCGAAAATGAGACAGAACATGATAGAAAAGATACATTACTCACTTATTTCAGTAGACAAGTTTAAACGGAAAATTTgtaacataaaattgaaaattaaatctGAATAAGTTATCAATAAGTGAATTAAAAATGCTTCAtcaagtttcaaaaataatattttttttatttaaaatgtccTGATTTACACACACGAATTACATACATTTAGTATAAATTAAAACACACGCGAATTACATacatttagtttatttaaaaagtactgTTCAGTCTATAACAGTGTCACAGTAAAAGGCGGCATCGTCATAGTCATCTTCGTCGTCAGTCTCATTGAAAACATCATTTAGATCATCCTCTTGGGAATTGTCGTCGTCTTCTAATACTCTAtcatctataatataaaaaaatgaacattattGTAATTCTTGTTCGTTATAAAGTATTTTAGTTTCTATTGATAAAtggtatattttataattactttGAATTATTACATCTGCATCTGATGACGGTAATTGCTGTCCCACAAACCAAACAAAATCATATTTGTCATCGTTGATTCTCCAACCAGAAGCAACAGGAGATAAAGATGTTGGATGTTTTGAGTGAGCATTTCTCCATAGCTTAGTAACGTAGCGAACCCGCAACAAATGCTGGAACAATTCTGCTTTACAAGGTGGCAAACTGGATGaatcaaaatttctaaactttttaTCAAACTTCTCATCGGATTTCTTAGACTGAAAATTACTGGAGAATAGATGAAATCGAACATCATTAACATCCGAAGAATTTTTAACTCCATACATctcacaaataaatttttcaaggatagcaTACGTAGTGTCAAGTATGTTGTCGTCATCCGTAATAATGTTTTTGAATGCTAATTGGTACTCGTTAGAtttctctaaaattttaaaaggcCTAACTTTGCCTTTTCTGGAAAATGCTGGCGTATAATCACACCCGGTTAGTGCGTGGAAGCACGGTAATGCTTTTGATAAAGATTCACCAAGAATACGGTATAGTTCGTTGACGTTTATGTATCGCTGATGATTACCCACACCcatatttatccaaatttttaaagACGCGTTTAAGTGATCCATATTTCCCAGCAGTATTATCAAAATGTCAGAGCAGCGTATAACAACGTCTACGTCAAAATCGATTTGACAAATGTGAAAAATTATCCTAGAATCAGCTTCTTCGTGTTCTTCACATGATAATTCTTCTTCAGTAGTCTTAAttactttattatcaaaaactttgtaagaataacatttattgaagcttACGTGAATAGTTTTATTACCAATGAAAGATGACATGTCATGATTGCCCCAGTGATCAATAAAGAATTTAACTAAAGCTTctttaaattgtatattttcaagttcTGCTGAAAAATTATGTGGCCGAACTTGATTTGGACCAATTGATACCGGACTTGTTTCTTCTTCACGTCGCGAACGTTCACAGTCTTTGATGGACGGCGAGAAGTATTGGTCGAAGATAATGTCAATCCGAGTAGATTTCATCTGGGATATAATACTCGAAAACTTCTTACTTATACCATCATACGTTTGTGGTACATCTTTCATGAGATGTAACAAAAAGAAACCATCAACAAGGCAAACATCAAAAGATGACGGCGGTTGATCTGtactattttccattttcttttcaattagcTTTGCTAATTGCGATTTATCCGTTTTGCAAATTCAACCATCTGGATGACACATTGACGTCGGCATGGGGGTAAGCGGGTATCTCAAAACTTTTTCGATGTGAACCTTGTGGGTGAGGGAAATCCCCAACATCCTACCAAATAGATCTCTTTGCATTCGCAGCTCAACAACCTTATTGCCCAAAGTCAACTTCTTTTTCTTTGGCGCCTcagcaaaatttaaaattttttttttataggcTTGTCAAATCTACCTTCATCAACAACGCATTCACTGATAAATTGGTGCTTTATATTCTCACCATTCTCTtcgatatttaataaaaagtcaGCAATTTCAGGAGATGCAGACTTTGATGTAGcaatattatacaaattttctttGTCTAATGTCGGATCAAACGGATTACAATTTTCTCAAGAACTTCAATGAAATCAGCAAtttgttttccataaattttcacTCTATTCGGTTGTAATTCTGCCGTAACATCTTGTAAGTACCTTAGACCACATACATCCAAGACATGTGATATTAATGTTGCTCTTATGCTGTGGCTTTTAGTCCAGCGTTGACGTGCCGCTATAGAGTTAGTAAAGTGAGCGATGCCACTTAGTCGTTTAGCAGCATCAGCATTGATTGTTTGTTCCAAAGTTAGATCTACTGGTATTCGCGAAAATGGCTTATCAGTTTTCTTGACGCCAAAGCATCCTTTATTAAAATCATCTTCTAGTCCCGGATGAGTTTTATCgacattatttaaattatcgGAATATTTAACACAGTATCTAGCGTAATTTGGTTgattaacaatgaaaaataagttaGCCATTTTCGAAATCACGTGCTTGAACATTTGAAAGTCACCCATACGTATACTTCTTGAAAGATTAATATAATAACTTATCAACTGTATATAAATGAGGTAGAACTGTGCTGTTTTCCCATGTCTACCTTCTCTGGTCTTTGCTACATATCTTTTATAAGAATCGAGCAGCTGTGATAACACTTGATTAGGTACTAAATTAGTTTCTgatgaagataaaaataaaatttgtttgtccTGATATTCTAAAAGATCTTCATAAACTTGTCCCTTCACAAAATCGTATTCCGCACtcttatgttttaaaaattcgtcaaaatgtAACATCTGTAAGCCTAATGCCATTAATGGATGCAGACGTTTGCATCGATTAAAATGTTTACCTTCTATTAGTACCAACAGCTTTAAAAAAAGCCATCATCAAATGAAACGAGCCAAGATGGATAAAAAGATTACTAAATTTGAGACCTTCAGTTGCTTGAATTTTATAAGCTATTTTAGCTATTGCTAAGTCATAAGTCACTTGTACATAAGTTTGACCACATTCTTGACCAACTTTTTGTGCTTGTTCCATGGTGTAGGCTACGACTGATACATTTGTTGGTGATGAATTGATAGGAGTTAGATAAGATATAATTTGCTTCGGACTATTGTCATGGATAATTCTACTGTTAAATCCTGTCCATGACGGTGTGTTTAGcacgtgaaaaaaatttgaaagcatATGTAGTAGATCAATGGTTTGTATAGGGGAAATGTGCCTATGATGGACCCCTTAAGGAAATatcattacaacttttttagttttggacttattaattttttttacatgaaaatatatacttagctcgaagtttattatagtataggaagatttttctgccaaataatttcctgtttaattgcatagctatttttaaaaaagtagtcGAGGGGTCCATCATTGGCACACATCTGCCCATGTCGGACccctttaaaataaatgaaaaaaaaaatgtctaaagttttattagaaaaaatatagaacaaactaaCATCACGTTAGGTACAGAGCTCACAAATAAAAGACTTGCAATGGAAGGAAACACCAGCGCACTCATTATGGCACCACGAGTTACATTTTTGACAACGAATCCACTTTTCTTTTGCACGTGAGTGCGAGAATAACTCATTGCAGTAAAGGCAGCTAGCATCATCATCTGAGTCATCTTGTCCCTTTTCCAAAAAGTTCTCTAAGGCGGATTCATCTTCAtcagaactgtcattttcaatgaCAAGTTTCCGTTTTACTATCCTGGCTTGTTGTTTTCTtatctttgtttccttttctataACCTTCTCTTTGAGTTCATGAATTTCTGGTGTTGAATTCAAATGACCAGTTTTTCCCCTTcttctgcattttttttatcagtaccaATTGCTACAGTTTGAGGGGGAGGACAAATTTCCTTCACAGAAATGTCGAGAACTGACGATGAAGACATGTTAAGCCCAGATGTGGATGGGGtttgaatttctaattccaTTTGGTTCTCGATGATATCTCCTTGAGCCTCGGGAATCTGCTTATCCGTTGCTAAAGCTGGTGCAAACTGCCAGTCCTCGAAGACATGAGGATTGAAAGGATGAATGCCAGTCTTTTGGAacgaatttattgcatttgatGGTACAGCACTCTTCAAATAAGCTTGATTGAGAAGACCTGCTATTTTGAATTGAGTCACTGCCTTCCCCGGGTTTTGACGAAGCcataattgaatttcttgatcaaaatacgTATGAAGAGGACGGAAGAATCCTACGTCCAATGGTTGAACGTGATGTGAACAATGTGCCGGGAAGCAGAACACAATTACCCCATTTTCTTTTGCAAACTGAAGAGATTCGAGACTCTTATGGCTACTGTGCCCATCTAGGAGCAAAAGAACCTTATTGTTATTAGATGCTTTCGTATACTTCACGAAATGCTTTAgccatctacaaaaaatttcactggtCATCCAACCTTTTTCTTGTACGAAAGCTATGCTACCAACGGGAGCACCGTTCATAAGCTCATCGTTCATCCTTTGACGAGGGTAAATAAGAGCAGGAGGGATGTAAGTGCCCATGACATTCATTGCGCACACTACGGTCACGTGCTGCCCACGCTCTGCACTGCTGAGTGCACCAACTTGCTTCCGACCTTTTGAAgcgtaaattttttgacatttcttttggACCGTAGTCAAACCTGactcatccatattaaatatattttcgggaGGAAAGTTGTACTGCTCCAGAGTGTTAGATAGTGCATTGAAATAGGCTTGAATATTAGGCTTGTTAAAAGCCTGGGCTCTAGCTAATGATATACTTTCTGGACTACGCAAAGAAATTCGTGGATTGCGCTTCAGGAATCCCCTCACCCATTTCCAACCTGCCATTTTTGTTTCACGATTGAAACGatgctctattttatttttttcggctACTTCGAATACCATCCGCCGCAAATCTTTAGAGGTTAAACCAAAAAAACGTGTTtccatatcaataatatatcctGCAATCTCCTCTTCGATGGCTTTAGAGAAAATTGCGGTTCGTCCTCCCAAATTACCCTTGGAACTGTCCTGTTTAGCCAAACGCCTTCGCAAAGTTGTTTTGGGAACATTGAAGGTCTTTGCAGCCAACTTAAAGCCCATACTGTGATCTTGTACGTTCTCAATAGCCTGTCGCATATCATGCTCGTCCCACTGTTGTCTTTTTTTGGATGCCATCTCTAtgaatggaaaagaaaaactactaaaacaatatatttattttgtttatttcagacCCCTGGTCCATCATTGGGATCCGTTAAGTAGTCCATCATAGGCCATATTGcataaatcagataaaaatctcaattttttttgttctctgccataacctcaatttttactCGCCAATCAACATGCAACAGTTCTATCAAGCTGTAGTAACAAAATCAGATTCTAGCTAAgagtaaaacaaaagttatctaACATCATACCATGCTACTTTGTTAGTAGATGAACAACGTATGTCTGACTACAGAAATAGGGAAAACCGTGTGTTAGAGAGAGAGCAGCGAGACAAtgtgtaagagagagagagagagacttcgtttttgcgcatgcgtaaagttatatattcgttgcgatgataacagcgggagcgctgatataccaggtcggttaaaagtctttgggttttaaaaaattatatataccattattattcgctaatcttgtaacataaaagtataacgtataaataaaaagagattttttgtcaatgtaagGTATCACAAACGTAATCGAGACAGATTCGTTGCGATAATAACAGCGGGAGCGctgatataccaggtcggttaaaagtctttgggttttaaaaaattatatataccattattattcgctaatcttgtaacataaaagtataacgtataaataaaaagagattttttgtcaatgtaaggtatcacgcacgtaatcgagtcagattcgttgcgatgataacagcgggagcgctaatcttgtaatataaaaatctgcGGTTCACTGATAGCGTCTTATTACTGAAATACAGTTAAAAGTAACGTATACCGGGTGACTTaaaagtaacataaaaaaaaacaacaataacaataataattatttatttaaatcattgataactttaactttataaaagtatacaaattcTCTAAGAGCATTGTGTAACATATCGTTTGGTGTAATAGAACAAAATgcgtataaaatttgtaaaggaCTTTCGGAGAAGGTATTTTTACAGAAAtccaaaacattataataatattcacaaaaattcaaattttctaacacAGATGTATgttgtataattaaattatttaattctaaaatttgcgATACTTCTTCATCCATGTAATACTCAACACCATGTTTCTTGACTAAAATTACCTTACTGTCATCGTAATTCAATGGGGTGATGGTACAGTAATTTCCACATGGTAATGAATCAGGTTTGAACTCGTCTCCGGTATGAAAGATCTGTTGTGACATAATTGAGATAAAGGTATTCCATTCATAAGTACTGAAAGATATTTTGCTGAACTTAAGATGTTGAGATAAGATAACAGCAGGTGTGAATGATCTTGCAGGACTTATTCCACATTTTACTTCATACCCCGAAATTGGATACTGTGTTGAAAGCAGGTAAATGTTTTCAGACTTGACAGCAGTCTCATAGTTTTCCAATATTCTATCTAACTCTGAACTGTAGTTACTCGAATCAGATTCGATGTCGACAATACCACTATCTTGGGAACTCATGTTGCTAACTGGGTTTGATATCCAAAGCTCACTCCAATTTATAGAGCTCTTTCAAGGTTTTTAGCGCGGCGAACCGGgggaaaaaaaaatctatacaatatcaatattttctatccaACTGTTGTGTTTGCTATCCAAACCAAGCCACTTGACGTACATTGTGTTACCCTTTCTTCTGA includes:
- the LOC130892446 gene encoding uncharacterized protein LOC130892446 — its product is MASKKRQQWDEHDMRQAIENVQDHSMGFKLAAKTFNVPKTTLRRRLAKQDSSKGNLGGRTAIFSKAIEEEIAGYIIDMETRFFGLTSKDLRRMVFEVAEKNKIEHRFNRETKMAGWKWVRGFLKRNPRISLRSPESISLARAQAFNKPNIQAYFNALSNTLEQYNFPPENIFNMDESGLTTVQKKCQKIYASKGRKQVGALSSAERGQHVTVVCAMNVMGTYIPPALIYPRQRMNDELMNGAPVGSIAFVQEKGWMTSEIFCRWLKHFVKYTKASNNNKVLLLLDGHSSHKSLESLQFAKENGVIVFCFPAHCSHHVQPLDVGFFRPLHTYFDQEIQLWLRQNPGKAVTQFKIAGLLNQAYLKSAVPSNAINSFQKTGIHPFNPHVFEDWQFAPALATDKQIPEAQGDIIENQMELEIQTPSTSGLNMSSSSVLDISVKEICPPPQTVAIGTDKKNAEEGEKLVI